From a region of the Cyprinus carpio isolate SPL01 chromosome A18, ASM1834038v1, whole genome shotgun sequence genome:
- the LOC109091024 gene encoding cell adhesion molecule-related/down-regulated by oncogenes-like, translated as MEDSGLRLLSAVLCVCHTLLLNCPSVLSLSFRVEPLSVVQKQGSAVHLLCTARPATARISWLFQGQPLDPSHQSGVELSPGSLSLSSLQPVLTGSYQCLAQSETGSVISRHARVRIADIERFAETHRRTFTVNKGETAVIECPLPRSTPPALPRFRIQGKWLEQSTDEYLILPSGNLQIVSVSSEHQGMYKCGAYNPLTRETQVEAHGTKLMVRDSEGPSPIRIVYPITPRNLTVDQSGSLTLECVISGSRSSKVKWIKDGVELSLNSKWMLLQSNLVLNDVQLSDGGHYCCSVLTDRGAVVSVMYAVNVLAQVSILQGLSDQAVTVGSSVRFTCAASGSPTPKITWLLNSTPLASSPRLQIAGPSLHISSVMLQDQGIYQCLFDNGISSAQSGGRLSVQSEPQASSMSGALMETQPSVHPIQSDEGDELFPFIGEKGIGETIVPPTEKISDKPTPEAPIIISPPQTHKPNMYDLEWRAGRDWGIPINAYFVKYRKVDDMGNVVGNWHTVRVPGSEKSLPLSELEPSSLYEVLMVARSAAGEGQPAMLTFRTGKERTSSNKNPSKAPIVSLPEKALEDKTTNTYYGVVMHDRVPEAPDRPTISMATESSVYVAWIPRANGGSPITAFRVEYRKQGRSGDWIIAADNISPLKLSVEVRNLEPGTTYRFRVIAMNNYGESPASATSRPYQVSMSSPPVSNRPITGPHISFTDAVSDTQIMLRWTYTPSSNNNTPIQGFYIYYRPTDSDNDSDYKRDVVEGFKFWHLIGQLQPETSYDIKMQCFNDGGESEYSNVMICETKARQLPGVPSQRPITPPGFYPADTPSQPGGLLYLIVGCVLGVMVLILLVFIVMCLWRNRQQNSLHKYDSPSYMYQSAEMNGHVLEYSTLPGSGHVNGSVHTGCGHTAPMMPQACHHLHHKLPNGLALLNGSGGLYSPGHPHAHDASLPHNTMEYDHSHPHHLHNGGGIYTALPQNDSSDCMGCQNFCNNNRCYTKTNGTFSGGTLPLMHRVAARQPNGLEMMPLNPVLSGCHGRDSPQLNGSQERDPAEELEEGKAPPFSQNSPCLPVETKSTLEQQRGVQPVQHQDLEGPVVCWERLGLPDLDCKEKTAWISTGSLTGDLIQPTVQEI; from the exons ATGGAGGACAGTGGCCTGAGATTATTGTCCGCTGTGCTGTGTGTCTGCCATACCCTGCTCCTCAACTGCCCAT ctgtcctgtctctctcttttcgtGTGGAGCCTCTCTCTGTGGTACAGAAGCAGGGCAGTGCGGTCCACCTGCTCTGCACAGCACGTCCAGCCACCGCCAGAATCAGCTGGCTGTTTCAGGGTCAACCACTAGACCCTAGCCACCAGTCTGGAGTGGAACTTAGTCCAGGCTCCCTCTCGCTGTCATCTCTTCAACCGGTTCTCACCGGGTCCTACCAGTGCTTGGCTCAGTCCGAGACAGGCTCCGTCATCAGCCGGCATGCACGAGTGCGCATTGCAG ATATTGAGAGGTTTGCCGAGACCCATCGGAggacatttactgtaaataaggGCGAAACTGCTGTTATCGAATGCCCACTTCCTCGCAGCACTCCACCTGCTCTGCCACGCTTCCGGATACAGGGGAAATGGCTGGAACAGTCTACAG ATGAGTATTTAATCCTGCCTTCTGGGAACCTTCAGATCGTGTCAGTGTCTTCAGAACACCAGGGCATGTATAAGTGTGGCGCTTATAACCCTTTAACCCGAGAGACTCAAGTAGAGGCTCATGGCACTAAACTCATGGTCAGAG ATTCAGAAGGCCCTTCACCTATAAGGATCGTCTATCCCATCACCCCTCGCAATCTTACAGTGGACCAGTCTGGATCTCTGACCCTTGAATGTGTCATATCAGGAAGTCGTTCTTCAAAGGTCAAATGGATTAAAGATGGGGTGGAGCTTTCTTTGAATTCCAAATGGATGTTGTTGCAAAGCAACCTGGTGTTGAATGATGTTCAGCTGAGTGATGGAGGACATTATTGCTGCTCTGTTCTGACTGACCGTGGAGCTGTGGTCAGTGTCATGTACGCTGTGAATGTGCTTG CGCAAGTAAGCATCCTGCAAGGTTTGTCAGATCAGGCTGTGACAGTGGGCTCCTCTGTAAGATTTACCTGTGCTGCCAGTGGTAGTCCAACCCCCAAAATCACATGGCTCCTTAACTCCACCCCTCTCGCTTCTTCACCCCGCCTCCAAATCGCTGGCCCCTCCCTTCACATCTCTTCAGTAATGCTTCAAGATCAGGGAATCTACCAGTGCCTGTTTGACAATGGAATTAGCTCTGCACAATCGGGGGGAAGACTCAGTGTCCAGTCAG AACCCCAGGCTAGTTCCATGTCTGGAGCTCTCATGGAGACACAGCCTTCTGTCCACCCTATCCAGAGCGATGAGGGTGATGAACTGTTTCCCTTCATAGGGGAGAAGGGGATTGGTGAAACTATAGTACCGCCCACCGAGAAAATAAGTGACAAACCTACGCCAGAAGCACCAATCATAATCAGCCCACCGCAAACGCACAAACCCAACATGTATGATCTAGAGTGGCGGGCAGGTCGGGACTGGGGCATCCCTATCAATGCATACTTCGTTAAATACCGCAAG GTGGATGACATGGGTAATGTAGTGGGGAACTGGCACACGGTGCGAGTGCCAGGCAGTGAGAAGTCTCTGCCCCTGTCTGAGCTGGAGCCGTCCAGCCTATATGAGGTTCTGATGGTGGCCCGCAGCGCTGCAGGAGAGGGCCAGCCCGCCATGCTGACCTTCCGCACTGGAAAGG AGAGAACTTCCTCCAATAAGAACCCCTCCAAGGCTCCCATTGTGTCTCTTCCAGAGAAAGCACTGGAAGATAAAACCACTAACACTTATTATGGAGTGGTCATGCATGACAGAG TTCCCGAGGCCCCAGACCGCCCAACTATCTCTATGGCGACAGAAAGCTCTGTTTATGTCGCTTGGATCCCACGAGCCAATGGTGGCTCTCCAATCACGGCCTTTCGCGTGGAGTACAGGAAGCAGGGCCGAAGTGGAGACTGGATCATCGCGGCTGATAATATCTCACCACTTAAACTGTCTGTGGAAGTGCGCAACCTGGAACCAG GTACCACGTATCGTTTCCGTGTCATTGCCATGAATAACTATGGTGAAAGCCCTGCTAGCGCCACCTCCAGGCCGTACCAGGTATCCATGTCGAGTCCACCCGTCTCAAACCGTCCGATTACTGGCCCTCACATCTCTTTCACTGACGCTGTCAGCGATACTCAGATCATGTTACGCTGGACT TACACTCCCTCCAGTAATAACAACACACCCATCCAGGGATTCTACATCTACTATCGCCCAACAGACAGTGACAATGACAGTGATTACAAGAGAGATGTGGTGGAAG GCTTCAAATTCTGGCATTTGATTGGTCAGCTCCAACCTGAGACATCCTATGACATCAAGATGCAGTGCTTTAATGACGGCGGCGAGAGCGAATATAGTAACGTCATGATCTGCGAGACCAAAG CCCGTCAACTTCCAGGTGTGCCCAGCCAGCGCCCCATAACCCCTCCAGGATTTTACCCTGCAGATACACCCAGCCAGCCGGGCGGCCTGCTCTACCTGATCGTGGGCTGTGTTCTGGGCGTCATGGTGCTCATTCTGCTAGTTTTTATCGTCATGTGCTTGTGGAGGAACCGTCAGCAGAACAGCCTGCATA AATACGACTCTCCAAGTTACATGTACCAGTCTGCAGAGATGAACGGCCATGTTCTGGAATATTCCACGCTGCCCGGCTCCGGCCATGTGAATGGAAGCGTGCACACGGGCTGTGGACACACCGCTCCCATGATGCCCCAGGCCTGCCAtcacctccaccacaaactgccCAATGGTCTGGCTTTGCTGAACGGATCAGGAGGCCTCTACTCTCCTGGGCATCCGCATGCACATGATGCATCTCTGCCCCACAACACCATGGAGTACGATCACTCACACCCTCATCACCTTCATAAC GGTGGAGGGATATACACGGCTCTGCCCCAAAACGACTCGTCGGACTGCATGGGCTGTCAAAACTTCTGCAACAACAACAG GTGTTACACAAAAACCAATGGCACTTTTTCTGGAGGCACTCTCCCTCTAATGCACCGCGTGGCAGCGCGCCAACCCAACGGGCTGGAAATGATGCCCCTCAACCCTGTTTTGTCTGGCTGCCATGGACGTGACAGCCCACAGCTCAACGGCTCCCAGGAGAGAGATCCAGCCGAAGAGTTAGAGGAGGGCAAGGCTCCACCCTTTTCCCAGAATTCCCCTTGTCTCCCAGTGGAAACAAAGTCCACCCTCGAGCAGCAAAGAG gagTTCAGCCCGTACAGCACCAAGATTTGGAGGGTCCTGTGGTGTGTTGGGAACGGCTGGGACTGCCTGATCTGGACTGTAAGGAAAAAACAGCCTGGATCTCTACTGGAAGCCTGACTGGAGATCTCATCCAGCCTACCGTGCAGGAGATCTGA